From Rhizobium oryzihabitans, the proteins below share one genomic window:
- the trbL gene encoding P-type conjugative transfer protein TrbL: MVKPNRKSLLVLTGIALIAHAAPAFAQQGQVLTELENQVSAAAKGWQTTIMDAARSLFWILAGIEVGIAAVWLAIQAASLDSWFAELVRRIMFIGFFAFVLTQGPTFARAVVDSLFQIGAGAGSASPAEVFDAGIRVASQMSEQAKFGVFEDNALAIAAVLAMAVVVICFSLVAAIFVSVMVEMYVGLLAGMIMLGLGGSSFTKDFAIRYLVYAFGVGMKLMALVMIAKIGSNVLLGLAQAPTAESDQFITTLAIAGISVVVFIIAMYVPNIIQGVVQGASVTGGMETIRHGGQAASFAAGGAFLGAGAVGAGFAAAQAARAGGSSAAGSVLRGMGTSLSSGAMAAGAAAKEKAIGSPGAYAGSLLGLANAKLDQARGKPTPPTTSPEKPGKP; the protein is encoded by the coding sequence ATGGTGAAACCCAACCGAAAGTCCTTGCTGGTCCTTACCGGAATTGCGCTGATTGCCCATGCAGCGCCTGCATTCGCTCAGCAGGGCCAAGTGCTCACCGAGCTTGAAAACCAGGTCTCGGCCGCAGCGAAGGGGTGGCAGACCACCATCATGGATGCGGCGAGATCTCTGTTCTGGATCCTCGCCGGGATTGAAGTCGGGATCGCCGCGGTTTGGCTGGCGATCCAGGCAGCTTCGCTCGACAGCTGGTTCGCCGAGCTCGTCCGACGCATCATGTTTATCGGCTTCTTCGCTTTCGTCCTTACACAAGGGCCAACCTTCGCACGGGCCGTGGTCGACAGCCTGTTCCAGATCGGTGCGGGCGCCGGCTCCGCTTCGCCTGCGGAAGTGTTCGATGCCGGCATCCGCGTCGCATCGCAGATGTCGGAGCAGGCGAAGTTTGGCGTATTCGAGGATAATGCACTGGCAATCGCCGCCGTCCTTGCGATGGCGGTCGTTGTGATCTGCTTCTCGCTCGTTGCAGCCATCTTCGTGTCGGTCATGGTTGAAATGTATGTCGGCCTGCTGGCCGGCATGATCATGCTGGGGCTTGGCGGCTCGTCTTTCACCAAGGATTTCGCAATTCGCTATCTCGTATATGCTTTCGGCGTTGGCATGAAACTGATGGCGCTCGTGATGATCGCCAAGATTGGCTCGAACGTCTTGCTCGGCCTTGCGCAAGCACCGACAGCCGAGAGCGATCAGTTCATCACCACGCTCGCGATCGCCGGCATCTCCGTGGTCGTCTTTATCATCGCCATGTACGTCCCGAACATCATCCAGGGTGTCGTGCAGGGGGCATCGGTCACGGGCGGTATGGAGACAATCCGCCACGGTGGACAGGCCGCATCGTTTGCGGCGGGCGGGGCATTTCTTGGGGCCGGAGCCGTCGGCGCCGGCTTTGCGGCCGCGCAGGCAGCCCGTGCAGGTGGGTCTTCTGCAGCCGGCTCCGTGCTGCGGGGCATGGGCACAAGCTTGAGCTCTGGCGCGATGGCTGCCGGCGCGGCCGCCAAGGAAAAGGCAATCGGTTCGCCCGGTGCCTATGCCGGTTCACTGCTGGGTCTGGCGAATGCGAAGCTCGACCAGGCAAGGGGCAAGCCAACGCCTCCCACGACCTCCCCGGAAAAGCCGGGCAAACCATAA
- a CDS encoding conjugal transfer protein TrbD: protein MADAGSRLHRNRIHRALSRPNLLMGADRELVLLTGLAAVILIFVVLTIYSAVFGVAIWIVVVGALRMMAKADPMMRKVYARHMRYRTHYLPTSAPWRRY from the coding sequence ATGGCTGACGCCGGCTCCCGCCTTCACCGCAACCGAATCCATCGTGCTCTTTCGCGTCCAAATCTTTTGATGGGAGCAGATCGCGAACTCGTGCTGCTGACCGGCCTTGCGGCCGTAATCCTGATCTTCGTCGTGCTGACCATCTACTCTGCGGTTTTCGGCGTGGCGATCTGGATCGTCGTCGTCGGCGCGTTGCGGATGATGGCAAAGGCGGATCCGATGATGCGCAAAGTCTATGCGCGCCACATGCGGTATCGGACACACTACCTCCCGACATCAGCACCCTGGCGTCGATATTAG
- a CDS encoding conjugal transfer protein TrbE, whose product MVALNKFRSTGPSFADLVPYAGLVENGILLLKDGSLMAGWYFAGPDSESATDFERNELSRQINAILSRLGTGWMIQVEAVRVPTTDYPSAERSHFPDTVTRLIDDERRRHFGQESGHFESRHALILTYRPPERRRSGLTRYIYSDSESRSAKYADTSLDQFRRSIREIEQYLGNNLSVQRMRTREIPERDGCRVARYDELFQFIRFAITGENHPVRLPEIPMYLDWLATAELEHGLTPRVENRFLGVVAIDGLPAESWPGILNSLNLMPLTYRWSSRFIFLDAEEAKQRLERTRKKWQQKVRPFFDQLFQTQSRSVDQDAMAMVAETEDAIAEASSQLVAYGYYTPVIILFDENRAALLDKAEAVRRLIQAEGFGARIETLNATDAFLGSLPGNWYCNIREPLINTRNLSDLIPLNSVWSGHPAAPCPFYPPDAPPLMQVASGSTPFRLNLHFDDVGHTLIFGPTGSGKSTLLALIAAQFCRYERAQVFAFDKGNSMLPLTLGVGGNHYEIAGESGDGANLAFCPFAELSSEADRAWACEWIETLVSLQGVTVAPDHRNAISRQVALMATAPGRSLSDFVSGVQMRDIKDALHHYTVDGPMGQLLDAEADGLTLGRFQCFEIEQLMNMGERNLVPVLTYLFRRIEKRLDGSPSLIILDEAWLMLGHPVFRDKIREWLKVLRKANCAVILATQSISDAERSGIIDVLKESCPTKICLPNGGAREPGTREFYVRLGFNERQIEIVANAIPKREYYVTSPDGRRLFDMSLGPVTLSFVGASGKADLARIRALSSTHGREWPGQWLIERGVNRYE is encoded by the coding sequence ATGGTCGCCTTGAACAAATTTCGATCGACCGGGCCGTCGTTTGCAGACCTCGTTCCTTATGCGGGTCTGGTGGAAAACGGTATCCTGCTTTTGAAGGACGGTAGCCTGATGGCCGGCTGGTACTTCGCCGGTCCTGACTCCGAAAGTGCTACGGACTTCGAGCGCAACGAACTCTCTCGTCAGATCAATGCCATTCTGTCGCGGCTCGGGACGGGATGGATGATCCAGGTCGAAGCGGTGCGGGTCCCGACAACTGATTATCCATCGGCTGAACGTAGCCACTTTCCCGATACCGTCACGCGCCTCATCGATGATGAGCGCCGCCGGCATTTTGGTCAGGAGAGCGGACATTTCGAAAGTCGGCATGCTCTGATCCTTACCTACAGGCCACCGGAGAGACGGCGGAGTGGCCTGACACGGTACATCTATTCCGACAGTGAAAGCCGGTCAGCAAAATATGCCGACACGTCTCTCGATCAGTTTCGTCGATCGATCCGAGAGATCGAGCAGTATCTCGGCAACAATCTCTCGGTGCAGCGTATGCGAACCCGCGAGATTCCCGAGCGCGATGGATGCAGGGTGGCACGATACGATGAACTCTTCCAGTTCATCCGGTTCGCTATCACCGGCGAGAACCATCCCGTCCGCCTGCCAGAAATCCCGATGTATCTGGACTGGCTGGCGACGGCCGAGCTGGAACACGGCCTTACCCCAAGGGTCGAAAACCGGTTCCTTGGCGTGGTCGCCATCGACGGGCTTCCGGCTGAAAGCTGGCCGGGTATCCTGAACAGCCTCAATCTGATGCCGCTGACTTACCGCTGGTCGTCGCGCTTCATTTTCCTCGATGCAGAGGAAGCCAAGCAGCGTCTCGAGCGTACCCGCAAGAAATGGCAGCAGAAGGTCAGGCCATTCTTCGATCAACTGTTCCAGACACAGTCCCGTTCTGTCGATCAGGATGCGATGGCGATGGTCGCCGAGACTGAAGACGCAATCGCCGAGGCGTCATCCCAGCTCGTGGCGTACGGGTACTACACGCCAGTCATCATCCTCTTCGACGAAAACCGTGCAGCCCTGCTGGACAAAGCTGAAGCAGTCCGCCGTCTTATCCAGGCGGAGGGCTTTGGAGCCCGGATCGAGACGCTCAATGCGACCGACGCCTTCCTGGGTAGCTTACCTGGAAACTGGTACTGCAATATCCGGGAGCCGCTAATCAATACGCGCAATCTCTCAGACCTCATTCCGCTCAACTCTGTCTGGTCAGGGCATCCGGCCGCGCCATGCCCTTTTTATCCGCCTGACGCTCCACCGCTGATGCAGGTGGCGTCGGGCTCTACACCCTTCCGCTTGAACCTGCATTTTGACGATGTCGGCCACACGCTTATTTTCGGTCCGACTGGCTCTGGAAAATCGACGCTCCTGGCACTGATCGCCGCCCAATTTTGCCGGTACGAGAGGGCGCAGGTCTTCGCCTTCGACAAAGGCAATTCGATGCTACCGCTCACGCTTGGCGTCGGCGGCAACCATTATGAGATCGCCGGCGAAAGCGGCGATGGTGCAAATCTTGCCTTTTGCCCGTTCGCAGAGCTCTCGAGTGAAGCGGACAGGGCATGGGCATGCGAATGGATTGAAACCCTTGTCTCCCTTCAGGGCGTGACTGTTGCACCTGACCATCGAAATGCAATCTCGCGCCAGGTCGCGCTGATGGCAACAGCTCCCGGCCGATCACTGTCGGATTTCGTCAGCGGCGTGCAGATGCGCGACATCAAGGATGCTCTTCACCACTACACGGTAGATGGACCGATGGGCCAGTTGCTCGATGCGGAAGCGGACGGGCTGACGCTTGGCCGTTTCCAGTGCTTCGAAATCGAGCAACTCATGAACATGGGCGAGCGCAATCTCGTGCCCGTCCTAACCTATCTGTTTCGCCGCATCGAGAAACGACTGGACGGTTCGCCGAGCCTGATCATTCTCGACGAAGCCTGGCTCATGTTGGGCCATCCTGTTTTCCGCGACAAAATCCGTGAATGGCTGAAGGTACTCCGCAAGGCGAACTGCGCCGTTATTCTGGCAACGCAATCAATTTCCGACGCCGAGCGTTCAGGCATCATCGACGTCTTGAAAGAATCCTGCCCGACCAAGATCTGCCTTCCGAACGGAGGCGCGAGGGAGCCCGGCACACGTGAATTCTATGTGCGGCTCGGCTTCAACGAGCGGCAAATCGAGATCGTCGCCAATGCCATTCCGAAGCGCGAGTATTACGTGACATCTCCAGACGGTCGCCGCCTATTCGACATGTCGCTGGGACCAGTCACGCTCTCCTTCGTTGGCGCTTCTGGCAAAGCAGACCTTGCGCGTATCCGGGCACTTTCCTCGACACACGGCCGAGAATGGCCGGGTCAGTGGCTCATCGAAAGAGGGGTAAACCGCTATGAATGA
- the trbJ gene encoding P-type conjugative transfer protein TrbJ encodes MNESIWFSKLAKEVVTALVAIGVATMPTSTFASGAVTGATELTQKLNNIELAAQVTNSTEQINHQITQISQLAEQIQNQLNIYQNMLQNTAQLPNHIWGQVEGDLDQLRDIVNQGQGIAFSMGNADDLLKQRFKSYADLKTSLPNGDSFSSTYQTWSNTNRDTIASTLKAASLTAEQFDSEEDTMSELRTMSQSADGQMKALQVGHQIAAQQVAQMQKLRGIVSQQSTMMGTWLQSEQTDKDLAQARREKFFNADVQSIPTGQKMEPRW; translated from the coding sequence ATGAATGAATCGATCTGGTTCTCCAAACTGGCAAAAGAAGTGGTGACGGCCTTGGTGGCGATCGGCGTAGCGACCATGCCAACGTCAACCTTCGCCAGTGGCGCCGTAACCGGCGCGACCGAGCTAACCCAAAAGCTCAACAACATTGAATTGGCTGCCCAAGTCACCAACTCAACCGAGCAGATCAATCACCAGATTACGCAAATTTCACAGCTCGCCGAGCAGATTCAGAACCAGCTCAACATCTATCAGAACATGCTGCAGAACACCGCGCAGCTTCCGAACCACATATGGGGCCAGGTCGAGGGCGACCTCGATCAACTCAGGGATATCGTCAACCAGGGACAGGGCATCGCCTTCTCCATGGGCAATGCAGATGATCTCCTGAAACAGCGGTTCAAGAGTTACGCGGACCTGAAGACCAGCCTCCCAAACGGCGACAGCTTTTCGTCGACCTACCAGACCTGGTCCAACACAAACCGGGACACGATCGCCAGCACACTCAAGGCCGCAAGCCTCACTGCCGAGCAGTTCGATAGCGAGGAGGATACGATGAGCGAGCTGCGCACGATGTCTCAATCGGCAGATGGCCAGATGAAAGCGCTCCAGGTCGGCCACCAGATCGCCGCCCAGCAGGTCGCGCAGATGCAGAAACTGCGGGGGATCGTTTCCCAGCAGTCGACAATGATGGGTACCTGGCTGCAAAGCGAGCAGACGGATAAGGATCTGGCGCAGGCTCGTCGGGAGAAGTTCTTCAACGCCGACGTTCAGTCGATCCCGACTGGCCAGAAGATGGAGCCCCGCTGGTGA
- the repC gene encoding plasmid replication protein RepC, with the protein MQTGCVTTPFGRRPMTLALVKGQLGAAEPNPGTRVDKWKVFRDVCEARERFGLQDRALAVLDALLTFYPHSHLESENGLVVFPSNAQLSVRAHGITESTLRRQLGCLVDAGLIQRRDSPNGKRYAHRNRAGEIEQAYGFDLSALLTRAAELAELAQDVAAERLRFRRAKEALTICRRDVRKLITAAVEEAAPGDWGKVEEIFIGVIGRLPRNPIRAQVEATLDEMLILRDEVINLLDVQVKTDKMHGNAGQNARHIQNSNTESINEFDPSSGEEQGDNLAEKPIAPRVAREKTSPGIERTKSFPLGMVLRACPQIIDYAPAGGISHWRDLMTAAAVVRSTLGVSPSAYEEACGIMGPENAAIAVACILERFNLINSPGGYLRDLTKRSERGEFSLGPMLMALLKANSGNARLVG; encoded by the coding sequence ATGCAGACGGGATGTGTAACGACGCCCTTTGGGCGGCGACCGATGACGCTTGCCTTGGTAAAAGGTCAACTCGGAGCGGCCGAACCGAACCCAGGCACACGTGTCGACAAATGGAAAGTCTTCAGGGATGTTTGCGAAGCGCGAGAACGGTTTGGTCTTCAAGACCGAGCGCTCGCTGTTCTCGATGCATTGCTAACGTTCTATCCTCACTCCCATCTGGAGAGTGAAAATGGGCTTGTGGTATTCCCGTCGAACGCACAGCTTTCTGTTCGCGCACACGGCATTACGGAAAGCACACTCCGCCGGCAGCTTGGATGCCTGGTTGACGCTGGCCTCATCCAGCGCCGCGACAGCCCAAACGGTAAGAGGTACGCACATCGTAACCGAGCCGGTGAGATAGAGCAGGCGTATGGGTTCGATTTGAGCGCTCTGCTCACGCGGGCCGCTGAGCTTGCCGAGCTCGCTCAAGATGTCGCTGCCGAACGGCTGCGTTTCCGTCGGGCCAAGGAAGCACTTACAATCTGCCGTCGCGATGTCCGCAAGCTGATCACGGCAGCTGTAGAGGAAGCAGCACCGGGAGACTGGGGCAAGGTGGAGGAGATCTTTATAGGGGTAATTGGCCGCTTGCCACGCAACCCCATCCGCGCCCAGGTGGAAGCGACACTTGATGAAATGCTGATTTTACGCGACGAAGTTATTAACCTGCTGGATGTGCAGGTAAAAACCGACAAAATGCACGGCAATGCCGGTCAAAATGCACGGCACATACAGAATTCAAATACCGAATCTATAAATGAATTTGATCCTAGCTCCGGAGAAGAGCAGGGCGATAACTTGGCGGAAAAGCCGATTGCACCGAGAGTGGCGCGCGAAAAGACGAGTCCTGGTATTGAGCGGACCAAGTCATTCCCGTTGGGGATGGTCCTTCGAGCCTGCCCACAGATTATCGACTACGCCCCGGCAGGTGGGATCTCGCATTGGCGCGATCTCATGACGGCGGCGGCGGTCGTTCGGTCAACACTTGGCGTAAGCCCATCAGCCTACGAGGAGGCTTGTGGCATTATGGGGCCCGAGAATGCTGCTATTGCGGTTGCGTGCATCCTGGAGCGTTTTAATCTGATCAACTCCCCTGGCGGCTATCTGCGCGATCTGACTAAGCGATCAGAGCGTGGCGAGTTTTCGCTTGGGCCAATGCTGATGGCCTTGCTGAAGGCCAACTCTGGGAACGCTAGATTGGTAGGCTGA
- a CDS encoding conjugal transfer protein TrbF: MAGQPAPENPYLAARQEWSERYGSYVKAASAWRAVGLLSLGMAVIGFSYALYLSSQVKLVPYIVEVDKLGNTVSGGFPQQIEYADTRVVRATLGNFVTSFRSITPDAVVQKQYIDRTYALLRTSDPSTQKVNAWFRGNSPFEKAVNATVAIEVNNIVALSNQTYQIDWTEYERDRKGKEVATRRFRGIATVSITSPQDEAIIRLNPIGVYVTDFDWTAQL, encoded by the coding sequence ATGGCAGGGCAACCCGCACCCGAGAACCCGTACCTTGCCGCAAGGCAGGAGTGGTCGGAACGATATGGTTCCTATGTCAAGGCGGCCTCCGCCTGGCGGGCAGTTGGATTACTGAGCCTTGGCATGGCCGTGATCGGATTTAGTTACGCGCTATACCTGAGCTCGCAGGTCAAACTGGTTCCCTACATTGTCGAGGTCGACAAGCTCGGGAACACGGTGTCCGGCGGTTTCCCGCAGCAGATTGAATATGCGGATACGCGTGTCGTGCGAGCGACGCTCGGCAACTTCGTGACCAGCTTCCGTTCCATCACACCGGATGCCGTGGTCCAGAAGCAATATATCGATCGCACCTATGCGCTGCTGCGGACCAGCGATCCCTCGACGCAGAAGGTCAATGCTTGGTTTCGCGGGAATTCTCCATTCGAAAAAGCGGTCAACGCGACCGTGGCGATCGAGGTCAACAACATCGTCGCGCTCTCGAACCAGACTTACCAGATCGACTGGACCGAATACGAGCGCGATCGGAAAGGCAAAGAGGTGGCAACTCGCCGCTTCAGAGGCATCGCTACTGTGTCGATAACATCACCTCAGGACGAAGCAATTATTCGGCTCAATCCGATCGGCGTCTACGTGACCGATTTTGACTGGACCGCGCAACTTTAA
- a CDS encoding TrbC/VirB2 family protein — protein sequence MQHKRVYQTGLLTTLLLAALAAPALAGSGGGSLPWEGPLEQIQQSITGPVAGYIALAAVAIAGGMLIFGGELNDFARRLMYVVLVAGILLGATTIVGLFGSTGASIGGASATEQTASADKDVIGGGEGRHG from the coding sequence ATGCAGCATAAACGCGTTTATCAGACCGGACTGCTGACCACGTTGCTTCTTGCAGCGCTCGCCGCACCCGCTCTAGCGGGTTCAGGAGGTGGCAGCTTGCCCTGGGAGGGGCCGTTAGAGCAGATCCAGCAATCGATCACAGGTCCGGTTGCCGGTTACATCGCTCTAGCCGCCGTTGCGATCGCCGGCGGCATGCTGATCTTTGGCGGCGAGCTCAACGATTTCGCGCGTCGCCTGATGTATGTCGTCCTTGTCGCCGGCATCCTTCTTGGTGCGACGACCATCGTCGGTCTCTTTGGTTCAACGGGTGCGTCGATCGGCGGCGCGAGTGCCACCGAACAGACCGCGTCCGCTGACAAGGATGTCATCGGGGGAGGGGAGGGGCGTCATGGCTGA
- the repB gene encoding plasmid partitioning protein RepB — protein sequence MTRENPFAKLDLASLNEKPQPKAGYGMTGAAKTVVRSIEDMAENTKKLMEGEVIVELDPQLLDVSFLPDRLSEDDEEYLELKEAIKATGQSSPILVRPSSSDSQRFMVVFGHRRLKVARELGIPVKAVIKKLDDTASAIAQGQENSARSNLSFIERAYFAQNLLATGMSKDVVRSSLAIDEAMLSKMMGVVEVVPQPLIQALGASKKIGRDKWLSLRQLLLTPALSKVAVEHAGTTEFSELDESRRFDELHDYLKRYKVKSAAKIPKANRANKGWASSDNSLRFAMSARSKKVAIELSDVEAKPFGDWLSTHMDRLYDEYKGSKSKINGD from the coding sequence ATGACGCGTGAAAACCCTTTCGCGAAACTTGATCTGGCTTCGTTGAACGAAAAGCCGCAGCCGAAAGCTGGTTACGGCATGACAGGGGCTGCAAAGACTGTCGTTCGGTCGATCGAAGACATGGCAGAGAACACGAAGAAGCTCATGGAAGGCGAGGTGATTGTGGAACTGGATCCACAGCTGCTCGACGTGTCTTTCCTGCCTGATCGTCTATCGGAAGATGACGAAGAATATCTGGAGCTCAAGGAAGCTATCAAGGCTACAGGTCAGAGCTCGCCAATATTGGTGCGGCCAAGCTCGTCAGATAGCCAACGGTTCATGGTTGTTTTCGGTCATCGGCGGCTGAAGGTTGCCAGAGAATTGGGGATTCCGGTCAAAGCAGTCATCAAGAAACTCGATGATACCGCTTCAGCGATCGCCCAGGGGCAGGAAAATTCCGCGCGCTCCAATCTATCGTTTATTGAGCGTGCCTATTTTGCGCAAAATCTGCTTGCCACCGGAATGTCTAAGGATGTGGTCCGCTCATCGTTGGCGATAGACGAGGCAATGCTCTCAAAGATGATGGGTGTTGTCGAAGTCGTACCTCAGCCACTGATCCAAGCACTCGGGGCCTCCAAGAAGATTGGACGCGACAAGTGGTTGAGCCTCCGCCAGCTGCTTCTCACCCCTGCTCTATCGAAGGTCGCTGTAGAGCATGCTGGAACGACAGAGTTTTCCGAGCTGGATGAGAGCCGGCGTTTTGATGAACTTCACGATTATCTGAAGCGCTACAAGGTCAAGTCAGCTGCGAAAATACCGAAGGCTAATCGGGCCAACAAGGGTTGGGCATCAAGCGACAATTCATTGCGTTTCGCGATGAGTGCCAGATCAAAGAAGGTTGCTATCGAGCTTTCGGACGTGGAAGCGAAGCCCTTCGGTGACTGGTTATCTACCCACATGGATCGTTTGTACGATGAGTACAAAGGGTCGAAATCGAAGATCAACGGAGACTGA
- the trbB gene encoding P-type conjugative transfer ATPase TrbB — MLQSHSRLVRKLQEALGDRLCVALDDPGVVEIMLNPDGKVFIERLGQGIAPAGEMAPAAAETIIGSVAHALQSEADDERPIISGELPIGGHRFEGLLPPVVASPTFTIRRRASRLIPLDDYVADKVMTEAQAAVIRNAIANRLNIVIAGGTGSGKTTLANAVIAEMIASAPDDRMVILEDTAEIRCAAENAVCLHTSDTVDMARLLKSTMRLRPDRIIVGEVRDGAALTLLKAWNTGHPGGVTTVHSNTAMSALRRLEQLTSEVSQQPMQAVIGEAVDLVISIERAGRGRRVREVINVEGFNGSRYQTEHYAQIDEDIHAA, encoded by the coding sequence ATGCTTCAGTCGCATTCCCGCCTAGTTAGAAAGCTTCAGGAGGCTCTAGGTGATCGCCTCTGCGTCGCGCTTGACGATCCGGGCGTTGTGGAAATTATGCTCAACCCGGATGGAAAGGTGTTCATCGAGCGGTTGGGGCAGGGGATCGCTCCGGCAGGTGAAATGGCGCCGGCGGCCGCCGAGACGATTATTGGCTCGGTGGCGCATGCGCTCCAATCGGAAGCGGACGACGAGCGACCGATCATTTCAGGCGAATTGCCGATCGGAGGCCACCGCTTCGAGGGGCTACTGCCGCCGGTCGTTGCGTCGCCGACTTTCACGATTCGTCGCCGCGCGTCGCGCCTGATCCCTCTCGACGACTATGTCGCCGACAAGGTGATGACCGAGGCACAGGCCGCGGTAATAAGAAATGCGATCGCAAACCGCCTGAATATAGTGATCGCCGGCGGAACCGGCTCGGGCAAGACTACGCTCGCGAACGCCGTCATCGCGGAGATGATTGCATCTGCGCCGGATGACCGCATGGTCATTCTTGAAGACACGGCTGAGATACGTTGCGCCGCCGAGAATGCGGTTTGCCTTCATACCAGCGATACAGTCGACATGGCGCGTCTCTTGAAGAGCACCATGCGACTTCGTCCTGATCGGATCATCGTAGGTGAGGTGCGCGACGGCGCCGCTCTCACACTTCTAAAAGCCTGGAATACAGGGCATCCGGGAGGAGTGACGACAGTCCACTCCAACACGGCCATGTCAGCACTACGGCGCCTTGAGCAGCTCACATCCGAAGTCAGCCAGCAACCCATGCAAGCCGTGATCGGCGAGGCTGTCGATCTGGTCATCTCGATCGAACGCGCGGGAAGAGGTCGGCGTGTGCGCGAGGTAATCAATGTCGAGGGTTTCAACGGGTCCCGCTACCAGACCGAACATTACGCACAAATCGATGAGGACATTCATGCAGCATAA
- a CDS encoding DUF6904 family protein — MSIERIGPGALPQLAQKSRRDPARRDYTSLTWLHEVVHDVNERSPIVKDKEGSFLGLAYDVRKAYERQREVIQPPKHIEEIGVRYGVQILWPVLMLQQRLLRQSLAFLNHTAKTQTIAYALEAVIEDALREDFGAQAGHIIDLWQRLDPAQPEVFEMIDSRGAIFSSWTKAQRKAGFAQLLSSFDPMYDRLYDIRLKNGEKNLISPGEFAAWENAEWPDPRW, encoded by the coding sequence TTGTCGATTGAAAGGATTGGTCCCGGTGCTCTCCCACAGCTTGCTCAAAAATCACGCCGGGATCCTGCTCGTCGGGACTACACGTCCCTGACCTGGCTGCATGAAGTCGTCCATGACGTGAATGAGCGCTCGCCGATTGTGAAAGACAAGGAAGGCTCGTTCCTTGGGTTGGCCTACGATGTGCGCAAAGCATATGAGCGGCAGCGCGAGGTTATTCAGCCGCCAAAACATATTGAAGAAATCGGCGTCCGATATGGTGTCCAGATCCTTTGGCCCGTCCTTATGTTGCAGCAAAGGCTGCTGAGGCAATCTCTCGCGTTCCTCAATCATACTGCCAAGACCCAAACCATAGCCTACGCATTGGAGGCCGTCATCGAAGATGCGTTGCGCGAGGATTTTGGTGCGCAGGCGGGGCATATCATCGATCTCTGGCAGCGCCTTGATCCGGCACAGCCTGAAGTGTTCGAAATGATCGACAGTCGAGGGGCAATCTTTTCCTCATGGACGAAAGCGCAACGGAAGGCTGGCTTTGCGCAGCTCCTTTCGAGTTTCGATCCGATGTATGACCGCCTCTACGATATCCGATTGAAGAACGGCGAAAAGAACCTGATCTCTCCAGGAGAATTCGCTGCGTGGGAAAATGCGGAATGGCCGGATCCTCGTTGGTAA
- the trbK gene encoding entry exclusion protein TrbK translates to MSRAAFIGAICVIAAGIATVTTVIFVRGETSAAPGMSEEQRETREKFFGSGKELPPIEKGQEMRPRW, encoded by the coding sequence GTGAGCCGCGCTGCTTTTATCGGCGCCATTTGCGTCATCGCCGCCGGGATCGCTACGGTCACCACCGTCATCTTTGTTCGCGGCGAGACCTCTGCCGCTCCGGGTATGAGCGAAGAGCAGCGCGAGACGCGCGAGAAGTTCTTCGGCTCTGGCAAGGAACTTCCCCCGATCGAAAAAGGTCAGGAGATGCGGCCAAGATGGTGA